The Palaemon carinicauda isolate YSFRI2023 chromosome 20, ASM3689809v2, whole genome shotgun sequence DNA segment CAGTCAGTTGAATTACTTCACAAGTATGATATTTAGaaactttactttttactttactttgagggtAGTTTTCCTTAAGTAGTTAGAGTACCATGATGTGTATGTGTTGagaggatgtttctattaaccataataattacctggaacatagatgaagaattgttagtaattatttctcagctgatcccatctttggtcgtcaatttttcttggtgggatttagtgatacgttggtattcttaaaatacacttttaataatgtttgtgactacattgctctatgacagctgactcctaagtgtgtgtgtgtggagcgtcatacacaatctgacaaaaccaaaacattgctaaacaaaagagcatcgctctgaaaagacttaaatcctactccagtacaaaactataaagaattacatcctatctttgaggtaatcaacaaaggtttgaatcctaataccaaaataaatcattacacttatatacaaagcataacatgttttattcatgcaatatgatgcaatgttgcgcaatacctgtaacacttgaaataatatagtacattattacaataatacataacataccACATAGCGTATTCCGTGTTATTTGTCAAATCCACGTTattctttaacttaatattatgTAATGTTTTATGTAAGAGACTCGAAAACAGATTTAATCGGTGTGATCAACTCTTCGCAAGAGACGTTTTGGCCAATAGCTCTCAGTTGCGGGAAGTAGACGgactgatatttccattttcagtttttttttaacataccAACTTGCTGTTCGTGGTGTTGAAGACAACGTATTATGCTTTCATTTTGTCCGCAACGAATCTAATAAGAtatcttatagtccatttcttttagcgagtcatatttgcaccgactcgcagcggtgcccttttagctcggaaaagtttcctgatcgctgattggttgcacaagataattctaaccaatcagtgaccaggaaacttttccgagctaaaagggcaccgttgcaagtcggtgcaaatatgactcgctaaaagaaatggactataggtgataTCTCGTTGGGGAAATATGAAAAATGGTCTAAATGGTATTTGCAATTCCTTCGGCCCCTGGTTGCACACACTTTATAAGCCTTCACTTCTAACTCCGCCTCCCTTCTTACATATTGCTGTCCACCTTCTTTTATTTCGGTGCAACTGCATGGTGTCACCCAGTTGCACCTTGGCGCTATGTGGTCTCAAGGTCCCCAGTTCCAGGCTATAtggacttaattctctctctctctctctctctctctctctctctctctctctctctctctctctctctctctctctctctctcctggtatttATCATAAGACTTTCCAGTGGACATGTATTCACAAGATTGAATTCGTTATTGAATCCCATCTGTGGTtggcaattacacacacacacacacacacacacacacacacacatatatatatatatatatatatatatatatgtatttattattattattattattattattattattattattattattattattattactagccaaggtacgaccctagttggaaaagcaagattctataagcccaagggctccaacaaggaaaaatagctcagtgaggaaaggaaataaataaacgatataagaggtaatgaaaaattagagtaatatattttaaaaatattaacaacattaaaacagatatttgatatataaactataaaaggacttgtataagcctgttcaacataaaaacatttggtgcgactttgaacttttgaagttctactgattcaactacccgattaggaagatcattccacaacttggtcacagcagggaTAAAAATTCTAGAgtgctgtgtagtgttgagcctcatgatggagaaagcttggctattagaattaactgcctgcctagtattacgaacaggatggaactgtacgggaagatctgaatgtaaaggatggtcagaattataaaaaatcttatgcaacatgcataatgaactaattggacaacggtgccagagattaatatctagattaggaatatgaaatttgatagaccgtaagttcctgtccaacaaatttaagcaaacagcagctgaagaccagacaggagaacaataatcgaaacaaggtaaaatgaaagaattaaataaaacacttcttcggaatagattgatcgccaaaaatcttgaaagactttcccaataagccaattttttgtgcagttgaagaagacacagcctAATGtactgtatttctcaaaagtaaatttgctgtcgagaatcacacctaaaattttaaaagattcatacaaagttaaagaaatattatcaatgctgtgatacagatgttgaggagccttagtccttgacctacttacaatcatacattgagttttgttaggattcaacttcataccccataattttcaccacgcactaaatttagctagatctctattaagggattcagcaaccccagatctacattcaggagatggaattgatgcaaagagagtagaatcatctgcatatgccacaagcttgtttactagaccaaaccacatgtcatgtgtatatagtatgaaaagtaatgggcgaaGACCACTACACTGattaacaccagatatcacaatcctatactcaaCAGTGTTGAGCCTAGCTAAAAACCGAACCAATTTAGGGGTACATATTATATTTGCATGTAAAATAGAGGTTACAGAAATGAAAGTCTGCCGGAGTTTGGGTGGTGGGTGTGGTCATGAGGCCTTTTATTATATAGTTCTATAATTAGCCTAGGATAGCTGAAATGTGTACCATTCAATCACAGTCTAGAATTGTAGCATTTAACTTAACAAATGAAAAATGGATGGTGCCAGACATTTTATGCGGGGGAATGACCTTGCCAGACTTACGTAACTGACCCTTCCCAACTAGGCTAGATTAGCTGTAAAGCGAACCAGATAAAAACTATTGGAAAATGATCAGAAGATTCCCTTCTACAAGAAATGCATACTGCCAGACTGTTTCAATGGTGGTGTACCCCTGCCAGACACTCCCGAAGTGCCACACCCAATAATTAggctagatcagctgaaaagcaaaCCAGATAAAAACTATTGGAAAATTATCAGCCGGTTCCTTTGTATAAAAAATGCATAGTGCCAGACTGTTTCATTGGTGGTGTACCCCTGCCAGACACTCCCGAAGTGCCACACCCAATAATTAggctagatcagctgaaaagcaaaCCAGATAAAAACTATTGGAAAATTATCAGCCGGTTCCTTTGTATAAAAAATGCATAGTGCCAGACTGTTTCATTGGTGGGGTACCCCTGCCAGACACTCCCGAAATGCCATATTCCTAGATCAAATCACACTAAATTTCAGAAAAATTGGGTTTGAAAGAATTATGATAGTTTAcgcataatttgaatgaattactgtgaATTTCAAGTTTTGTAATGTTCATGTGTATGTTTCTACGGTATAGGATGATACTATAAGTCCGTAGCAGATTCTTAGTCCCTTTAAAGTCACTTATTATATTCGTATTGGTATTTAACAGTCATCCTCAGGATCTGACTCTGAATCATCCGAGTCCTCACTCCAAATTTCATTATCTGAAAGATCGGAATCACTTAGTTCAGATATGCCATCAGCTTCATCAAGCATATCCTCATCTGAATCAACTTGAATGATTGTTTCATCACTATCACTTTCTAATGCAGTGCTGTCTGGAGGGGTAAACAAAGTGTCTGGAACAGCAGGTCCATCAAACCACATTGGCTGCAATAATTCCCCGTTGGTTGACCAACCATAGTCAGTCGGTGACAGGCCTTGATCAGGAGAAGCTTGATCGGCATGGCTCCATACCACTGTGACAAAATGAGCCCTCTGCAGTTGTTTCTCTAGGGCTGGACGTGATGGTGGTAGCAGTGCACAGTCAATCCGCTTGATATTAAATAGGGGgttattctgaaataaaaaagaGCAATATTAATGCATATACCAGTAAGCATATATCTGCAAATGCAGGTACTAATTTCCATGAAGAAAGTTACATTTTCTCTAATCATGCTGAAGGGTAGGAACCAACCTTATCTACTTTGCCGGTCATTTGCATCAGTTTGCTGTGGCGAGCTTCATCTACATCTGTTTCTTTGGTCTGGCCATACATCTTGCAGACGAACTCGGAGGCTACATCAATGTCGACCCTGCCATCTTTTTCACACATGTTGATAAAGAGATTGAGAAATCGACCAGTTGCATCCTTCTCAACTATCTCAAGGGGTTTAACTTTGCCTTTCCAGTAATTTTGAAATGTTTGAACTTTACTGATATTGAAAGATATGCCTTAAGGTTACTTCTAGTACAAGTATCAATCTGTCTTAGATTAAAACAACATTATAGGTACTATTCTATGAAATTCTTCAATATAATAAGAACTTGtaaaaatgtagaaaatatatgATGTTTCGTTATGTGGGAGAAAAGTTAAATTATCTTGTCACCTGTAAAATGCAGAGGTGAAATCACATCCAGTGAAGGCATGGTATCCTAGCACCTAGCATGGCTCTTGATAAT contains these protein-coding regions:
- the LOC137659539 gene encoding uncharacterized protein, yielding MCEKDGRVDIDVASEFVCKMYGQTKETDVDEARHSKLMQMTGKVDKNNPLFNIKRIDCALLPPSRPALEKQLQRAHFVTVVWSHADQASPDQGLSPTDYGWSTNGELLQPMWFDGPAVPDTLFTPPDSTALESDSDETIIQVDSDEDMLDEADGISELSDSDLSDNEIWSEDSDDSESDPEDDC